One region of Neorhodopirellula lusitana genomic DNA includes:
- a CDS encoding mannose-1-phosphate guanylyltransferase: MLHAIIMAGGSGTRFWPASRKVKPKQLLPLAGSRTMIQATCDRLGAVVPAERTSVITSRLLVEPIGVQLPELRPAAIIGEPCRRDTAPCVGLAAALVAAEDPDGVMLVCPSDHVILQHDKFADAVRRGVAVIDEQPDAIVTFGIRPSYPAESFGYIQQGKALAGHEAYAVECFREKPDRATAEKYVAEGNFLWNSGIFLWKAKTILDALAKHEPEMHTHLQNIASAIGTDSFEKVLDTEFAAILGKSIDYAVMERHDKVVVIEAPFDWDDVGSWQAVSRLQPLDDHGNAVVGDHIGIDSKNCIVQAEPGHTIVTIDTEDLIVVQTADATLVAPRSSEERVREAVAELEKRGMTDKI, from the coding sequence ATGCTTCACGCAATCATCATGGCTGGCGGCAGTGGCACTCGTTTCTGGCCCGCGTCTCGAAAAGTCAAACCCAAGCAACTGTTACCACTGGCCGGAAGCCGGACGATGATCCAGGCAACTTGCGATCGCCTCGGCGCCGTCGTGCCTGCTGAACGAACCAGTGTGATCACGTCTCGGCTGCTGGTTGAGCCCATCGGTGTTCAGCTACCCGAGTTACGTCCCGCCGCCATCATTGGCGAACCTTGCCGCCGCGATACTGCTCCTTGTGTTGGGCTAGCCGCTGCGTTGGTCGCTGCCGAAGATCCGGATGGTGTCATGTTGGTATGCCCGTCAGATCACGTCATTTTACAACACGACAAATTTGCCGACGCAGTCCGCCGAGGCGTGGCGGTGATCGACGAACAACCCGATGCAATCGTGACGTTCGGCATTCGTCCGTCCTACCCAGCGGAATCGTTTGGCTACATTCAACAAGGCAAAGCCCTAGCCGGACACGAAGCCTACGCGGTTGAGTGCTTTCGCGAGAAACCCGACCGCGCGACTGCCGAGAAGTACGTCGCCGAAGGAAACTTCCTCTGGAACAGTGGCATCTTCCTGTGGAAAGCGAAAACGATCCTGGATGCACTGGCCAAGCACGAACCCGAAATGCACACACACTTACAAAACATTGCGTCCGCCATTGGAACAGACTCCTTTGAAAAGGTCTTGGATACCGAGTTTGCGGCCATCCTGGGCAAATCGATCGACTACGCCGTCATGGAACGTCATGACAAAGTTGTCGTCATCGAGGCCCCATTTGACTGGGATGACGTCGGCAGCTGGCAGGCCGTTTCGCGGCTCCAGCCTCTCGATGATCACGGCAACGCGGTCGTCGGCGACCACATCGGCATCGATTCCAAAAACTGCATCGTCCAAGCGGAACCAGGACACACGATCGTGACCATCGACACCGAAGACTTGATCGTCGTGCAAACCGCCGACGCAACCTTGGTGGCGCCACGGTCCAGCGAAGAGCGAGTTCGCGAGGCGGTTGCGGAACTAGAAAAACGCGGCATGACCGACAAGATTTAG